A single region of the Raphanus sativus cultivar WK10039 chromosome 1, ASM80110v3, whole genome shotgun sequence genome encodes:
- the LOC108834355 gene encoding uncharacterized protein LOC108834355, with protein MYHRIPSLMEPFLRRVSARWPVIVQATTWTVLLMITVAVASFAPELAFVSTVSSPCGRGDGFVKIPMDFPGDSVCVPSHMVRRSRFDLFMPPIFAAVMVTASACLIRSCFGTTDDMEDV; from the coding sequence ATGTATCACCGCATTCCGTCGCTGATGGAGCCGTTTCTCAGGAGAGTCTCGGCGCGTTGGCCGGTTATCGTTCAGGCTACGACGTGGACGGTGCTCCTCATGATCACTGTAGCCGTCGCTTCTTTCGCTCCCGAGTTGGCGTTTGTGTCTACGGTGTCGTCTCCGTGCGGCAGAGGAGATGGGTTCGTGAAGATTCCGATGGATTTTCCCGGGGACAGTGTCTGCGTGCCGTCTCACATGGTAAGGAGATCGCGTTTCGATTTGTTCATGCCTCCTATTTTTGCGGCGGTTATGGTGACGGCGTCGGCTTGTTTGATCCGTTCGT
- the LOC108834353 gene encoding 40S ribosomal protein S15a: MVRISVLNDALKSMFNAEKRGKRQVMIRPSSKVIIKFLIVMQKHGYIGEFEYVDDHRSGKIVVELNGRLNKCGVISPRFDVGVKEIESWTARLLPSRQFGYIVLTTSAGIMDHEEARRKNVGGKVLGFFY, translated from the exons ATGGTGAGAATCAGTGTACTCAACGATGCTCTCAAGAGCATGTTCAATGCCGAGAAACGTGGCAAGAGGCAGGTCATGATCAGGCCTTCTTCCAAAGTCATCATCAAGTTCCTCATCGTTATGCAGAAGCACG GTTACATCGGTGAGTTTGAGTATGTTGATGACCACCGATCCGGCAAAATCGTTGTTGAATTGAACGGAAGGTTGAACAAGTGTGGCGTTATCAGCCCTCGTTTCGATGTTGGTGTTAAGGAGATTGAAAGTTGGACTGCCCGTCTGCTTCCTTCCAGACAG TTTGGGTACATCGTGTTGACTACTTCTGCTGGTATTATGGACCATGAAGAAGCAAGGAGAAAGAATGTCGGAGGCAAGGTTCTCGGCTTCTTCTATTGA
- the LOC108814423 gene encoding LOW QUALITY PROTEIN: glutelin type-D 1 (The sequence of the model RefSeq protein was modified relative to this genomic sequence to represent the inferred CDS: inserted 1 base in 1 codon) produces the protein MELDLTPKLPKQVYGGDGGSYFAWCPEELPMLKEGNIGAAKLALEQHGFAVPRYSDSPKVAYVLQGSGTAGIVLPEQEEKVIGIKEGDSIALPFGVVTWWFNSXDSELVILFLGETHKAHKRGEFTDFYLTGSNGIFTGFTPEFVGRAWDLDEGTVKKLVGSQTGKGIVKLDAGVKMPQPRDGDREGFVLNCLEAPLDVDIKDGGRVVVLNTKNLPLVGEVGFGADLVRIDAHSMCSPGFSCDSALQVTYIVAGSGRVQVVGADGKRVLETHIKAGSLFIVPRFFVVSKIADPEGMSWFSIVTIPDPIFTHLAGRTSVWKALSPEVLQAAFKVDPEVEQSFRSKRTADAIFFPPSN, from the exons ATGGAGTTGGATCTTACACCGAAGCTGCCTAAGCAAGTGTACGGAGGAGATGGTGGATCGTACTTCGCCTGGTGCCCGGAGGAGTTGCCGATGCTGAAAGAGGGTAACATCGGAGCAGCCAAGCTTGCTCTTGAGCAGCACGGTTTCGCTGTTCCTCGTTACTCTGACTCTCCCAAGGTTGCCTATGTTCTTCAAG gatcTGGAACGGCGGGGATTGTACTCCCTGAGCAGGAGGAGAAGGTGATCGGTATCAAAGAAGGCGACTCTATTGCTCTTCCTTTCGGTGTTGTGACATGGTGGTTCAACA GGGATAGCGAGCTTGTTATCCTCTTCCTTGGTGAAACACACAAGGCTCACAAGAGAGGAGAGTTCACTGACTTTTACCTCACCGGCTCTAACGGGATCTTCACCGGTTTTACCCCTGAGTTTGTCGGCAGAGCGTGGGATCTTGACGAGGGGACCGTGAAGAAACTTGTGGGTTCTCAGACCGGTAAAGGCATTGTGAAGCTGGACGCTGGTGTCAAGATGCCGCAGCCCAGGGACGGGGACCGTGAAGGGTTTGTGTTGAACTGTTTGGAAGCTCCTCTCGATGTTGACATCAAGGACGGTGGGAGGGTTGTGGTGTTGAACACTAAGAACCTTCCTCTGGTTGGGGAGGTCGGGTTTGGTGCTGATCTCGTTAGGATTGACGCGCATTCCATGTGTTCGCCAGGTTTCTCTTGTGACTCGGCTCTTCAGGTGACTTACATTGTTGCCGGTAGTGGGAGAGTTCAGGTTGTTGGTGCTGATGGGAAGAGGGTTCTTGAGACTCATATCAAGGCTGGTTCTCTCTTTATTGTTCCGAGGTTCTTTGTGGTTTCCAAGATTGCTGATCCTGAGGGCATGTCTTGGTTCTCCATTGTGACTATTCCCGA TCCAATCTTCACGCATTTGGCTGGGAGGACATCGGTTTGGAAGGCATTGTCTCCAGAGGTTTTGCAGGCGGCGTTTAAGGTTGATCCTGAGGTGGAGCAGTCCTTCCGTTCAAAGAGAACTGCGGACGCCATTTTCTTCCCTCCTTCCAACTGA